In Peromyscus eremicus chromosome X, PerEre_H2_v1, whole genome shotgun sequence, the sequence AAAGTTGGGGACACATCTTCCCATAAGACTTCTGGAATTCTCACTTAAATTTAGTGGGGAAACATGCTGCCCCAAAGCACATGACTAGGGGGGAATCTTCCTTGGCTATACTTTCTGGGAAGTTCTTTGCTCTCTGAAGACACAGGCTGAACtctgtttaaaaattattctgtCCTTAGGTAGAAATGTGctgattttcttcatttctttgaacAGGATTTGCTTTCTCTAAGCCTAACCTTGTGTCCCAGCTGGAAAGAGGGGAGAAGCCCTGGATTACAGATGGTGGAATGGGGACTGCAGCAGGATCCTGTGCTGGTGAGCAAGGTGCCCTCAGCCAGCTTGCTAGTGTCAAGGGTAAAAATCAAGGATTAGCCTAAGGAAGTTGGTGTGGATGCTGAAACTCTTTAGTGAGGGCTGTCAGTCTCCCCAATGCTCTCCTCCCTTGCTGGAGATGGGTGAAGAGAGACTTTGTCTGCCCTGGTGTCTCCCACCAGCTCCATCCCACTTTCCAGTCACACCCTCTAGAAAGAGCAGAAGCTCTTTTTtggtgggggttttttttgtattttttttggtgtatttttttttgtatttttatttttgtatttttattcccCAGTTCCTTGGTGGGAAGATCAAAAAAGGGAGAATGCTCCACAAAAACCCAAGGAAGTGATCCTGTTTGTGGCTCTGTCATTACAGGGAATGGGATAAAGAGCAAGACGCTGACTTCAAAGCCGAAACTTTTTGGAAGAGGTCTCCTCGGAGACACCTCAGGATCTTTGGTGCAGACACATACTCACGACTTCAGACCAAATCCCATTGTAAGGTACCAGCACTCCAGAATCGCGGATAAGCGGTATCTGTGTCAGCAATGTGGAAAATCTTTCAGCCGCAGCTCCAATCTCATCAAGCACCGGATCGTCCACAGTGGCGAGAAACCATACGAATGCAGCGAGTGCGGGAAGTTATTCAGGCGCAGCTTGGCGCTGCTGGAGCATCAGCGCATCCACAGCGGTGACAAGCCCTATGAGTGTGGGGAGTGTGGCAAGACCTTCACGCGCAGCTCCAACCTTGTCAAGCACCAAATCATCCACAGCAGCGAGATGCCTTTCATGTGCCCAGTGTGCGGGAAGGTGTTCCGGAGGAGCTTCGCGCTGCTTGAGCATGCACGCATCCACAGCGGTGAGCGGCCTTATGAGTGCGGCGAGTGCAGCAAGACGTTTAGCCGCAGCTCCAACCTTATCGAGCACCAGCGCACCCACAGTGGCCGGAAGCCCTACGTCTGTCAGGAGTGCAGCAAGGCTTTCAAGGGCATCTCGCAGCTCATCCATCACCAGCGCAGCCACCGTGGCGACAGGCCCTTCTTGTGCCGCGAGTGCGGCAAGGCCTTCCGCGGCCACTCGGGGCTTAGCCAACACCAGCGAGTGCACAGCGGCGAGAAGCCCTATGAGTGCAGCGAATGTGGCCGTGCCTTTGGTCGCCGGGCCAACCTCTTCAAGCACCAGGTAGTGCATGGCGGGGTACGGCTCCAGCGTCGAGGCCGCGGAAAGGGCCTCCACCGGGGCTGCATGCTCCTGGAGCATTGGCGCGGGCCCCGCGGACTTCCACCCCAGGAAGCCGGGGAAGGCAGCTCCACCGAGCCCCAGTCCATTGACACCAACGAGAAGCCTCAAGTGTGTGAGCGCTGCAGCCATGTCTTCGAAAACAAATTGCTGCTGTGTCGCCATTTGTGCATCCACGACGATGAAGATGACAAGAAACAGAAGCCAGTTACTGGGAGCACCTCAGATTCGGAGGAGAGGTTGCTGCTCAGCCAGGATCTGGAATCCCAGCTCGCAGAGGGAAGCAACAGGGAAAGCAGTGAAAGTTTCCTGTATGCTGAGAAGGCTCAGGGCCCATCCTCACCTTGAGGCAGGAATGCAGAGCAGCAACTCAGAATGGcagggtggccccacccacctaGTGTAGTCTTCCCTACTCCTGCCCTGATGGGTAGAAAAGGAAGGCTCCTCCCTAGTCCTTGATGATACAGTTGGTGCCTAGAGATTGCACAGGAAGGCTCCTCAAGGAGCCTAGGCAGGGTCCTCCTGTGTGTGCTTGGGTGTATAAGTGCCTATGTGAGTGGGGTCTCCAGGTGAGCAGATTTGCATAATACAGACTTGGTCTCTCCTATCCACGTGAGAATTGCCTGATGTGGTTGGGAGGGAAGCAACAGTGTCCAGCCAACTCTAAGCACAGTTACATTGAAGTTTACAGAGGGATGACCAATGACCTTTCTCTTGTTAACATGTTAGTGGGGTGATTGCCTCTCCTTAAGAGCTGTTTGTGTTTCTAGATAGAATATACTAAAAGCACTTTATTCTATTAAAAGTTTATAAATTGAAGGGACTCTAAAGTTAGCCTGATGCTTTGCAGGAAAGCACAGGGGCACCTATTGTCCTGGAGCATAAGCTAGACTATCTGTGAAAACTTGGACCCTATGTATGTGCCTCCTACTGCTGCTTGGAGGTCTGTACCAAATCTTGCAGAGGTTAAGGCCCAGAAACCCTGAGGGCCTCCTTTTTGGGAAAGgagtccccccccccatccctcatGGGAAGAGGGTCTAGGTAAGACATGGCAGCATTTGAACCCCCACTGCCCTGCTGacttcagtttcctcttctcGCACTCACTGAAGGCCATACTGGCCATTCCTACCCCTGCCCCAGTGCCTAAAGCTTCAAATTTGTCTGCTAATCCCTTTCAGGCAACCCACTGTGTGGTGATGACAGGTTAGGAATTTGCACTTAGGTGGCCCCTGAAATGAGTCTGGCCAGACAGTTATCTTTCAGAtgatatttcttaaaatattaaagttGTCATTACTTTAATGTGCTTTCATTTAGGGGTAACATTAGTTGAAAATGGATATTTTTTGTTATAGGTGAGTGATGGAGGATTTATCTTTTATAAAAATTCCTCAGACAgagggtgtagctcagaggtGGAGTGTATGCCTAGCAGACCACAGGCCCTGTGAGCCATTCCTGCCCCTGCCCCAAGGAAAGCTCAGACAGGGGGAAGAGGCCTTCTCAACCCATGATTGATGCCAGTAGTGGCAAACCTGGCCCTCTGAGTGATGATGTGAcaacccccacctcccttcccttaAGCCCAGGTGGCTCTTTAAGTGGCACTTTACTGAAAAAAGAAGCCAGTGGCAGTCCTATTCCACCTTCCACCTGTGCTGTCCCCAGGATATCTGTCCCTTGGTATACTCAGCTCAGCATCCTTGGTAGCAAGCTACTCTCCAGCTCTCTCCTATCCCAGGGGAGAGAAAGATTTTGTCACAAAGGCTGCCTGAGGATAGGTAAGTTGGTGGTACAGGTGAAGTGGAGACAGCTCTTGGGCACTCCAAGGAAGAGTGGTGGCACCTTCCCTGCCAGTTGAGTGAGGTTAAAAGACagctgcagccgggcggtggtggcgcacgcctttaatcccagcactcgggaggcagagccaggtggatctctgtgagttcgaggccagcctggactaccaagtga encodes:
- the Zfp92 gene encoding zinc finger protein 92 homolog encodes the protein MSLSLHFSQPFSCAVVGALTMAAILLRAKPKVPVSFEDVSVYFTKTEWKLLNLKQRNLYKQVMLENYSHLVSVGFAFSKPNLVSQLERGEKPWITDGGMGTAAGSCAGNGIKSKTLTSKPKLFGRGLLGDTSGSLVQTHTHDFRPNPIVRYQHSRIADKRYLCQQCGKSFSRSSNLIKHRIVHSGEKPYECSECGKLFRRSLALLEHQRIHSGDKPYECGECGKTFTRSSNLVKHQIIHSSEMPFMCPVCGKVFRRSFALLEHARIHSGERPYECGECSKTFSRSSNLIEHQRTHSGRKPYVCQECSKAFKGISQLIHHQRSHRGDRPFLCRECGKAFRGHSGLSQHQRVHSGEKPYECSECGRAFGRRANLFKHQVVHGGVRLQRRGRGKGLHRGCMLLEHWRGPRGLPPQEAGEGSSTEPQSIDTNEKPQVCERCSHVFENKLLLCRHLCIHDDEDDKKQKPVTGSTSDSEERLLLSQDLESQLAEGSNRESSESFLYAEKAQGPSSP